The genome window TTCACTTGTTGACTGCGGCACTGCACATTAAAAATGGATCACAAGTGCGGGCCAGACGGGCGTGCCCTAAATggagcgcacgcacgcacaaggGGGGGCGTGGGCCGATGCTGCAGTGCAGGTGGTCCGGCTTGAGCTGGGCTGCAGAGACCACGCCCTGAATGCCTCGTGTGCAACATGAGAGTGGCATCATTGCCTTTTTCCTGATTTAATGTCAACATTATAAATAAGGGTGGGAAAAGTACACAAATTTGAAGACAAGTATAAAAAtgataagaaaaaatatttaacattttattattctattaattattttttcattattatatgATTCTTTATTATtctatttgtattattattattaagtatAATAAAtgataagaaaaaatatttaacattttattgttctattaattattttgtaaattagAATTCCATTTTTCCACATCTGAAAATGTCCTGGCTCATCTGTACAATTTAAAAGTCTAATAACGCCCTCGTGCATAAAATTTGACCCGCCCATGTCTGGTAAAGATCCTCACATGATCACACCACACCATTGCAACatgtcgatttttttttttacttcaccaCGCctccactaggtggcagtagACACCGCAGAACAAATACTTGAGTCATGTGTGGACTCACCCGTCCAGCTGAGTCCCAGATGGTCAGCGACAATGGCCATGCGGAGGTCCGTTCTCTCGCAGGGACTCTGAGGACCTAAAACCGGGCAGTGcagcacaaaaaataattagaaaTTGCAGCTGGATGAATAAATCTAACAAAAAGAGAATGCTGAGAATGAGACGACACACAAAGGCGCTCTGGTGAGTCATTAGTTGTAGTGTTGGTGGATAAAACTAAGAAGACTAATTTGAGCTCACTGTCTCAACTTTTCTGGCCAAACTATTCTCAATCACTTTCAGTTGAAGAGTGGACACCCCATGATATTTATTATGATGCATAATCCATGCATGTGAGGCCAGAAAAGCACTTAGGGTGTAACGTCGGCTAATATTGTTAGTAGTTAAGTTTCACATCACAAACCATCAGGCAACATTCCCCCGGCTGACGAAAGCAACTACCGGCCGGCGCTTGACATCAGGAGGCTGAACTCACGCAAAGTGCCCGATTGTCAAGTTGGGGTCGATGAATTGTTTTCGTAGTGCACCCAAGAGTCCAAACATCACCAAGATCAGGCAAGCAGACTTAAACCAACACGTCACAATCTGACAAATCATCCGACAAATTGACTACTTTGAGAAGGCTAGAACTGAAAACCTAGACAACTTAAAAGAAAGACTTTCGCTAATTCCAGACCGTACCTTCCACTAAAATATCAAGAACAGAACTCACCCTGTGCAGGGCTTCATCAGACAACACAAGGATGACACAAACAAGAGAACGCTACACAACAAGAGCACCCACAACAGCTACATGCATAAGAGAAGATACACAAGGTGTTTACAAAAAGTTTACAAACTAGTCGTGTTTGCCGTGACGGGAATCGTGATCAAGCTCACTCCCTTCATCCTTCTGCTCCTCCCACTCGATTGTCGGCCTACTCTTCCTCCACAGGGTGGAGGGTGTGGATGTGGTGCCAGTGGTGCCGATGCAGGTGGAGCTAGCGGTGCGTGCAGGGCAGAAACACCTAGAAGCTCGTCTAGATGGTTCTGAAAAGGACGTGTCCCTGCAGTTCTCTCGGTCTTCAATGGAAGGTGATGCCCGGTTCTGACTTTTGTTCAGATTCCTTGGGAATGGTTGGGTCCAGAAAGTAACCTATCGATATGTCCTTTGCTTGAGTGTTAATATGAATCTTAATTGTGCGAGTCTCCAATGGCTTTCACTACTGGGATTTTAgatcaaaaaaatcaattctgTCAAAACCTGGACTTGCATATGTCTCTGGATTCTGTGCTTCTTAATGCTACATTcgtaaaaatgaataaataagggTAATATCGATACCAGAAACCTAAAACTGCCAATCTGTGATCTTAAATAAAGTGGAGGTCGCTACCGGTGTTTAGTGTTTGTTGGTCGGTCACTTCTTGAGAAGGTGCAGAGGGAGAATTTGGGTTACCCAAATCCTTGAAAGTGTCCAAAAGTTTGTCCAAAGGACTTGTGTCATTTATAAAATAATCTGTTAGATAATTCGAGCAATTTGCATAGTTTACAAGATCAGAATTTGAACCTGAAGCTATGATATTAAAATCATCTAAAGTGCTTGGACAGTCAAAATGACTTTCAGTAGTCTTATCAGATGTTCTGAATGTGGTGAATTTGGTGTTGGTGGTTGTGTCTCCGCCAGCGGCGTTTGGTATTTCTAACGGGACCGTAGTCGCCTGTACAGGGACTTGAGGGAAAACTACAGGGACACACATGGGGTCTTGATCGCTGTCGTCTACCTCTGTGTCCCTGACCCTGTACTTGCCCGCGGCGTAGGAATGCTCACCAATTTGAAAAAACTGGAGCCTCTCCTCCACCATGTCCCTCTTGCTCATGTCAATCGCACCACTGCGCGTCATCTCAAACATCTTTCCCTCGTGGAACGGGAAGGGGTTGGGCTCACTCGTCGGCGTGCTATCGTCCGTCGGCGTGCGAGCAGGGGTGCTGTCAGGCGTGGTGGCTTGAGATTGCTCGTCGACGGCTCGTCCGAAAGGCTTTGGCTCACCGTTGCTGGCCTGCGTTCCTCCCATGTCGACGATATCTTCTTCAGCGCCTTTACTCGGCCAGGGGTCAAAGTCCAACCCTTTGGTCGCAACAGTCTTAAATGGTGAATTGAACTCCTCTTCTAACTTATAGCTAAAGTATGTTTCTGAAAATCCCTCTTTAGCTGAAAGTTTCTGTCCATTCATATCAACGCTGTCTTTTGGAACATCATTCCCACCATCTGATGCTATGTCTTTCTGGTCCTTCAGACATTCTTCTGGGGTTTTCTCCTCTTCAATAACTTCTAGTTTAGTTTGAGGAAAAGAGCGGTCTAAGGGCCTGAAAGAGTCCGTCGCCCAGACATCTCGCCTGCTGTCCAGACCGGCTAAGGATTTCAAGTCGGCTTGTTCGTACATACCATCGTCCTCATCTTGAAGGTCGTACCCATCTAGGGAGTCTATCTCTGTGGCATCAGTGTCGTGAGAAAATTCAGCTGTTGTGGCTAGCGAACAGTCCGTTATGGACTGGTCGTTTCCGTTTTGTTCACATTCATAGTCCTCCCCGTTGCCGTTGGAACCATTGGAACCGTTAGAACCGTTGATTCCAATCAGAGGTTCATTGttgtttccatttttgtcatgttttttctgGTTTTCCTTCTCCCTCCTCTGTTGATCCTCTTCCCGAGGAGCTTTGAAAGTAAATTTCTTGGAGGGAATCGGGTGAAAGACTGACTCTTCATCAGCGTCATCGTCCCCATTGGACTGACTGTCGTCCACCTCAGGCGGCACTGGGGAGGGGGGCTGAATACGTATTATTGGTTCAATCAGCATCTTCTCCTGTTCTTCCTGTAAATTCACCTCCATCATTTCTGTCTCAGTTTCTGACGAAGCACAAGAACCTTTTCTGTCTGGATCAGAAGTCTCTGAGAGGTCCAACGGCGGTGGAGGAGGAAATTCAATGTATGCAACACCTTTGTCTTTAGAGGTCTCCTGTCCAGCTTTCTCATCATATCCATTAAGGATGGAGCTATTCTCTAATCTCGGATAGTTATCAGTCATTAGCGCTTCCTgcatgttagcattagctaaGTCAGCACTGATGCTAGTTTGGATTCCAGGTGTGGTCTTTTGAAAAGAGATGATGGCTTTTCCTTGGTCATCTTGTTCCAATTCCTCAGGTACCTCCATGATTGGGCTGGGTTTATCTGGCATCAATTCCATAAAGCCATCAGGGGTCTTGGCGGTGAGGTCATAGCTGACCTCTTCAGAGCTGGGGGTGTCTGGCGTAACGGGGCTTTTCCCTGAGCTATCTATGAAGGATATCTGTTCTAGGGTGTCATCATCTGGGCTGAGGGGACCAAGTCCAGAAACTGACTTTTGTTTCACAGCATGCAGCCCCCCTTTGGCCTCCCTTTCAGCCTGGCGGCCAACCTGAAGACTAACATAAACAGGTAGCCTTTTAATGCCTTTGAAATTTTCTTTGGTTGCTGCGGCAGCTGGAGGCGTTATGACTTCTTCCAGAATGTCTTTGGAACAGAGTAAGTTATTCGAATTTGAATCTTTGGGGATGTTATCAAGGATttcaaatgtaacattttcatttggtaGGGTGGCGCTTGCCCCgaggcttttatttttagataaCGTGGGAATCTGTGAAGGTTTTGTTACCGGATATTTCTTAGGCGGGTCATTGTCATTAGAATTGAATGTGGTTCTTATAGGAATTTGAGTATCAGACTTTTTTCttaagtttttatttattacgtCGTCGCTATCTATTCTTGAAACGTCTGTTGTGACTTTGTTAGCGTCGCTATTTATCTccgaaaatgttttttgtggtGACACATTAGGGacgtttttgtttgaaaacagTTTTGGGGACTTGGGTGACGTCAAAGCGCTATCTGCTGCgtcttcattattattttggatTCTTTCCTCCTGTGATGTTTCAGTaacttttgatgttttttgatCTGTAAAAAAATGGTAAACTGGGAGTTTGCTTTCCTGTAATTTCTTTACAGAAGGTTTTGGTTGAACCGGAGGGGGTGTTTTGCTTGGCCGAGACTGGGGTTGTTTCTGAGACTCAGATTCAAACTTCATCCTCACAGAAGTAACTTTGGATGTTGATTTTATGTGGGAAGGAGAGGAGGGCTCAGACTCACAGGTCTTAGATTGTTGGCTTTTCTGAGGACTACTTGGCAAGCTAgaacttttcttttcagcaGGTAAAACTCGACCAAATGTTTTAGTAACGGAAGGATCCGCGAGTTTGGTTTTACTGAACGTTTCATCCCCCGCCTTAGTTTTTTGAGGGCTGCTGCATGCTGAGCTCGGCCAGGACCTGGGCTCTTTGAGTTCTCGTCGGACGGGCTTTCTTTCAGGTGACTGAAGTTCATCGTTTAGCTTTTCTGTTTTATCACGGAAAAATTGGGAAACCTCACAGAGTTTTTCTTCCGCTTCTTTTACAGTTTGATCAACCCTGTCCTCATAGAGGAGCTTGTCCCTGCTCCTGTCATGTTTATCCTCAGTAAATCTCATCCAGACTGCATGTTTGGGGCTACCTTGTTCAGTTGAATAATGGAGCACTGTAACTTTATCAAACTGGGGTGATTCGTCTCTTTGCATAAATGTTCCTGCTTTCGGGGAGCCATCTTTTGAGGACTTGGATACAAACTCCCTTTTAGGACTGTCTTGCTGCTCAgatgtttggttcctgtcagTCTTCATTGCCGAATCTTCTGAATCGTCTGATTGACGTGTCGAGGATGAGTCGAGTTTTTCGGAATGGAGCATTTTTTCAGCAAACCTGTAGGACTCGCCTCTGACCTCAGATAGCTCATCGTCACAGTATTCTATGGAATGCTGACTCAGCAGTTTTAGGGCTTTGTAGGAATCATCAGCTATGAGTTGAGCAGAGCTCGGCCGACTGTCCTCTTCCTGCGAAACCGGTGTATTAACACGAGATGTTTCCAGAAAATGGGGCAGGTATTCTTCAGCAATCagttcctcctcttcctgttgGCTCTCATCATAATCAAGCAGTTCCTTTATAGACTCCCCTTTATAGACGTACAGCTCAGGATGTTTCTTCGTTTCCCTGATATAAACTTCTGTGGGCTCGGATGTGCAGTGACCTTTCTCAATATGTACCTCGATTATCCGCTCGACTTTGGGTTTGGATTTATTGTCCCTGTCGAGAAATCTCGGCGACAGCTCGTCGCCTTTGACCGAGTCTTGGTTAGCTTTATGCTCAAACAGGCCCGCCAGTTCTTTGGACGGGTCCCGACCAGACTGGAAGGCTTTCATGATGTCTCGCACTGACATGCCTTCCTCAATCCCCTCTGTGGTGTCAGGCTTATGATAGACCATTCTGGTTGTCGTGGTAAtatgtgtttcttctttaaGACACATGCTCATTGAGTCCTCATCTGTCATTTGGATGGGGGCGACTGAGCTTCCTGAAGCTGCCCCTGACTCAGCAGAAGGAAGAGCAGACACAGGCTCCTCCACAAAGAAAGGCTCATCTGAGATGCTCTGACTGTAGAGATCTTCTAACCTGGTCTCAGACACACTGGGAGGGATGGAAGCATCAGTAAATAAAGGCTTGGCTTCTGTACTTTCTGCACTCTGGGGAGCAGAGGGGGTCTTTTCACTTCTAGTCTCAAAACCGCTGTCAGATAGCGGACTCTTATCCTGCTCATGAGACAGCTCCTCTGGGGATTCGAGAATGGTGTCACCCCCTGGATAAGCCTCGGCTAGTTTGCTTAGGTCTTTCTCGGACGGAGACCTGAGCATGCCAGACACCGGCGGaggcatttttaatttgtgctCCTGTATAGTCATGGAAGGCTTCAGAATgcgtttttgtttctcttcccCTTCCGTCTCCTCGTACCTGCCCTTCAACTCTGCCATTTTAGAGAGAGAGCTAGCCCCAATAGTGTTAGTTAAATAGTCGACCACTTTAGCTAAATCGAGGTCATTGTTCGACTGGTGCTTAAGTAGACGTGAGCTCTCGTCAGAGAGAACGTTTCTTCGGGCCTCCTCAATCTCATCTACAGAGAATTCCTCCCACCCATCCTCTACATTCTCTTTACTTTCATTCCCAATGTCCTTTTGTAGGATCTCGCTCACCTTCACTAAATCTTTCTTCACTTTCTCAACAAGCGTGTACGGCTCATCGTCCTCTAACTTGGTCTCACGAGGAGTGCTTATGCGTGACGTTTGGACCGTTTTGGCAGCCGTCTGTGGGTCTGTCTGTAAGATGGCTGTCATTCTCATCAGGTCTTCTTTCATGTCTGCTACATCTTTTAATATCTCCTGGTTGGAGGTGGCGGCAGTGTGGACGATGGGCGGCGTGATGTAGGGAGGCGATTTCAACTGGGAGTTAATTTTGGAGGCTGTAACGCACGACGACATGGAGGAAGAGGGGGAGGTGCGAAGGGAATCGGGAAGCGCCATTTTGAGAGAGCCTGGTCCTGGTTTAACGGGGGTCTCTGGCATGACGCTAACCAACGAGTAGACAGGTACGGTCACTGTGTTTGAGGTCACTGCAGGTACTGAGGAGGCGGCGGTAGATCTCAGAGAACTGTAAGCAGAACTTGCTGGAGCAGATCGAAGAGGGGATGACCGTGATTTAAGTGTGCCATAGCCTGTTGCGGAATAAGAGTCAATGGCTTCATTAATGGCGGCACTGATGCCAGATGTGGCTGCCTGGGTGGTGGCTTGAATCCTCTCCTGGAGGCTTCTCTCCGATAGGAGCCGAGAAGAAGGTGAGGAGGGCGTAGATGAGGACGAGGCATATTTGACAGGCGAAACGTTCCCATTCACCATGGACAATTCCGACGATGCGATGGTTGTCTTTCCGGTCGAGGTCAAAGATGACAAAGAGGTTTTCCCTCCTCGTGTTGACAGGGCTGAATCAGAAGAGGTCTTCAAAGACGACAGGGTGGAGAGGCTTTTAGCAGAGGCAGGACTTGCTGTGTCTATTTTAAAAGGCATACTCGAACTGTAGATGCTGTACGGTTTCTTTGGTGAGACGGGAGTAGTTGTGGACTTGGCCGGTACGTAACCGTTGGGTATGGCGTGAACTGGGGAGGTTCTTGACGTGTAAGGACTTTTGATAGAAGCAGGTTCTGTTGCAGATTTATATGGACTTCCAGAAGAAACAAAGGCGGGGGAAGCCTGGACAGGATACTGACCCTGCTGGATAACAGTTTTAATGGGCGATGGTATAGTCCTGTAAGACCTCACAGGGGACGAAGGGAGGATGTCGTGGGATGGTAGGTTGGTTGCTTGCAATGGAGATCCCATGCTGGCTCCAATTGGAGAACATGCAGGTGTTGGGGAGAAGGGCCAGGACGATTTCAATGGAGAAGCAGCTGCTGAGTTGGCTGGTGCATCGGCAGCGATGACGGGACCGCCCATTCCGCCGAGTTTCGCTTGGCCAGAGGCGGTAAGAGGAGCAGTTGACCATGGGGGGTAAGGTCTGGTTGGAAAGACAGGTTTGTGAGGGTGACCAGCAGGCAGTGCTCTTGCGGCTGGTGTGCTTCTCTCAACTGCTGTTTCTTCAGCGGAATTTAATGATGGAGAAATAAtgggaaaagaaatcaaaatggaTGTGGAGTAACCAAGAAAAATGGGAAAAGATAAGAAGAtgcggaggaagaagaagaagaggtcaGAGGAGGGAGAGTTGGTCAGTGAAGCAGTTCTGTTATTAAAGGAACAACAAACAGCAGTTTCATGAAGATATTTAGGAATTGACGGATTTCATTCAAAACTGTCTTCAGATGTTGCTCTCTCAAACACTGACAACAaccacaacaaaatggatgattgAAATCCAAGCCCAACAAAGcagcaaagtaaaaaaacaacgacAACAGTGGCACTGAATTGGCAACGGAAAGATGGCAGGGATGACTTCAAAAGCAgctcctcttttcagacatgAGACGTTCAGCGTATGGATTCTGCGTCTAATTTCAAACCACTTTAAAAGTGCCTTTTATCTGTTTGGTCCCAACCGATACACATGGCAAATTTCCTTTAACGACAGGTCAGACAAAccctttgccttttttccccccctaaaCTGACAAAATGTCCTCCAAAACTGACGTTTGGTCCATTTTGTCATGCACAGTCAGTAAAAAGATGGTGACAAGCCGAACCAGCCAAACTCAAGAACCCTCCTCACATGCATGGCTCACCCACATAAACCATAAAAAGcttcaaaattcaaatgggACAAACGAAAAAGTAAAGCACATGTTTCTTTGACCACCCCTGTCGACAATGAGAGAGTCAAAGAAAGAACAACCAAAAGCCGGAAGAACTCACAAGCACTGCAAAACAATTCCAAAAAccaatcatgcaaaaaaaaaaaaaaaaagatgtaccATGTCGTAAACAAGCATGTGGACAGTGCATGTTGTGTCAAGAAGAGAAACTTTACTACAACGCCTCGGacatatggattttttttaattttcttgttTGGGATGTTGTtagtgaaaatgacaaaactcaCTCAGTGCAGGCTCGGCCAGATAGCTGTAGCGCTTACGTAAGGCTAGTGAGGCAAAGGTATGACGTCGCTCGGGCTTTTCAGTCTGCAACAAtagcaaacaacacaagttGGCTATCAGGTGAACGCAACTTTGTCCTGACGATTTACAGATTGATTTTTGGGATGAAACAATTGGAACGTGGAACCAATTAAGTAATCTTAAAGGTATTACATTGGATTTATGATGTCATGCAAAAGTCAGCATTTGGTACAAGGGAAAGTGTTACATTTCCCTTGGGGGTAGCGGGCGAGAGTAAGCCTATGCTAAGCAgagcatggggggggggagggggagggagggtgtAGTTTACCTCATCCTCGCCATCTGACTCCATTTCCTGGTTCCCAAGATGCATTGCAGAAACGGGCGGCGAGGGGCGGGGCAAGGGAGACGAGTAACATAATGGAAAGCAGGAAGGGAGGAGGAAAACATCAGcgtgtggggaaaaaaaaaaaaaaaaaaaaagagagagtgaTTTACAGAAGCTCCAGAAGCCACTGTGggcaaatgcaacaaaaaaaaaaacaataaatcaaaaagCGCCATGAGAAATTGCGAGAACATCAATCAAGTCAAGCCAGCCTGAGCAAATGAAAAGTCtttagcccaaaaaaaaaaatccaacggaaaagaaaacagccaATGAGAAGCAACCACGGCGTACAATAAAGAACCAAGAAACATTAAGAGAAGCCTTAAACAGATAAAAGACACACTTTTGGaccttggatttttttttttaccctagCGCCACCGCTACTTCCCTGACGGTGAGGATGCTCATGGAAGtgacaagacaaaaatgatgacTTGATCTTACCTTTTTGGCGGCGGGTAACGTGATGTTCAAGTTGCACACTGCCGTTTGCGGCAGGCCTTTTGTGCTCTTACACTCTTTGAGAAAGGTGAGACGGCCGCACGGCTCCTGGCTGGGGTCTCGAACCTGCGGCCAGGgaggaaatttttttttatgccctGCTTTGTGTGTCCTAATTAAGTGATGAAACACGAAATGTTTAACCAAGCGGGAAATAGGATCGATTGTACACATCGGGTCAATCGATGCCTGTGAACggcgtccattttttttttttcaagtagtAGTGTGCATTTGTGGTACCTTGACGCAGAACGGCAAGCGGTTTTCTTTGAAAGCGTAGAAGTTGAGAACTAACTGCTGACCGCTTTTGGTCAGAGGGGTCAAGTTTCCGTAGCAATCCACATAAATGGGACGACCCTCCAGGACCTGAACACACCCAAAACCGGCCAGAACCGGAAATTTATAAAAGGTTCAAATACACAAGGATCCTTAAGAATGGGCACCTCAATGTCTTTGCTCCTGGCCACCTCCTCAAAGTTCTCCTGCTGCTCCAGGGTCTTGTCCACTTTGTCGTCGGTCATACAGAAGCACCTCAGCCTGGACTCCACCGGGTCGTTCATTTTGGCAAAGACAACAAACTTGGCCATGTAGGGCACGCAGATTAGCTCCCGGTATAACTGCGAGGCCAAGCCCACCGTCTCCGGGATTTGGTGGCAGTCGGCCAGCCAGAACCTGTTCAGAACCACCCGATAAGCAAATGGAAATATATGCGAGAAGAGGCCCGGCCCGGGTTCTCACCGTGCTGAAACGTTGGTTGTGAAAGACACGCAGTCGTTGACAAAGGTGAGGGGAGTCGTGCCGGTGATGTCTTCCCACTGTGCCGGCGACGTTCCACCTACAAGAGAAGGATTGGGTCTTGGGTTCTGGtaccttccaaaaaaaaaaaaacctcctaAAACCACTTCACCTGTGATGCTGCAGAGAAGGCGGAGGCAAGGTGTGCAGTCTCCTTTGTAGCCGTTGGAAAGGCCCTCGCCCGAAAGCGGCGGGACTGGGATGGTCATGGTGATGGGCTTGTGGAACTTCCTCCGTCTGGGCTCCACCGTCACGATGGGGCTGAAGGTGGCACGGTTGCCGAGGATCTTCTTCACAGTTTCGTCGGGTACCGGCTGAGCCTGAGAATCCAGAAAGGATCAGGGTATTTATTTCACGGGAAATTTGAAGGCCTCTAATGTGTGAGACTTACCTGAAGGCCAACTTTGATCTTTTTGGTAAGCGCCCCCTCGGGGAAGGAGGCCTGAACCAATAGGACGCTCCGGCTGCACACAGTCCCGCCCTCGGGTCCCATCTGATGCGTTTCCTGTCTGATGCGGGACACCACGGCAAAGTACTGTGGGAAATCTTTGGTGATGATGCGGCAGATCCTCTTCCTTTGCAACTCCTCTGCACTGTCCAGTTCTAGAAGAACATCCAATGACATTACAAGAAGTGACATTTAGACATCCTGACGTATTTTACCTTCATCCATGCCGTTGAGGAGCTGGCGGAGCTCCTCGGTCTTGCAGTCGTACAGATGCTCCTTCCAGGTTTCTCCGTTCTCGCTTCGCAGAAGGATCAGTTCTCGTTCTTGTCCTCGCATGGAACCAAAGTGGGGGATCTCCACGATCACCGGCCTGGTAGGGAAACGAATCGCATATTGACTCAAGCGACGTTCAAGGAAGATCTCAAAGTTGTTGCTCTACCATCTACACAGAACTAGAGAAGCACAGAAAGTGAACGTGTGAATGGATACGGGTTCTGCCGGGTGTTCAAGCCACGTTTCCACCAAGCGCTACAGCATTTTAAAATCCGCTTGGCAGAAATTAGGCTTTCCATTTGTTCAATGGC of Syngnathus acus chromosome 19, fSynAcu1.2, whole genome shotgun sequence contains these proteins:
- the LOC119137994 gene encoding ankyrin-3-like isoform X32, which gives rise to MAHAASQLKKKADENLVAAEEEREKERKRARRRQRGGDVKKKTDVNACYLRAARAGNLEKALDYLKNGVDINICNQNGLNALHLASKEGHVEVVAELLQQGANVDAATKKGNTALHIASLAGQMEVVKELVTHNANINAQSQNGFTPLYMAAQENHLEVVHYLLEHGSSQSIATEDGFTPLAVALQQGHDQVVSLLLENDTKGKVRLPALHIAARKDDTKAAALLLQSDHNADVESKMMVNRTTESGFTPLHIAAHYGNINVATLLLNRGAAVDFKARNDITPLHVASKRGNGNMVRLLVERGAKIDARTKDGLTPLHCGARSGHEQVVEMLLSRSAPILSKTKNGLSPLHMATQGDHLNCVQLLLHHDAPVDDVTNDYLTALHVAAHCGHYKVAKVIVDKKANPNAKALNGFTPLHIACKKNRVKVMELLLKHGASIQAVTESGLTPIHVAAFMGHENIVHQLINHGASPNTSNVRGETALHMAARAGQSNVVRYLVQNGARVDAKAKDEQTPLHITSRLGKLDIVQLLLANGASPDTTTSSGYTPLHLAAREGHREVAATLLDQGASLGITTKKGFTPLHVAAKYGKLEVANLLLQKNAAADAAGKSGLTPLHVAAHYDNQKVALLLLKQGASPHASAKNGYTPLHIASKKNQLEIATTLLEYGASTNSVTRQGITPLHLASQEGNVDVVTLLLARDASVNAGNKYGLTPLHLAAQEDKVNVAEVLVNHGATIDPETKLGYTPLHVACHYGNVKMVHFLLKNQAKVNGKTKNGYTALHQAAQQGHTHIINLLLHHEASPNELTTNGNSALSIARRLGYISVVDTLKVVTEETLTTQTVTEKHKMNVPETMNEVLDMSDDDACKANAPEMITEDYLSDVDEEMDCESICISYSCDDAMTGDTDKYLAPQDLRELGDDSLPQEGYMGFSVGARSQSPKVSLRSFSSDRSNALNRSSFTRDSMMIEEMLAPSKEMMLCKEKSFIVEHNKRLAMAKDGDSDSLKRYSWTPDATDNVNLVSSPVHSGFSSPLPQYDSRFLVSFMVDARGGSMRGSRHNGMRIIIPPRKCTAPTRITCRLVKRHKLASPPPMVEGEGLASRLVEVGPAGAHFLGPVIVEIPHFGSMRGQERELILLRSENGETWKEHLYDCKTEELRQLLNGMDEELDSAEELQRKRICRIITKDFPQYFAVVSRIRQETHQMGPEGGTVCSRSVLLVQASFPEGALTKKIKVGLQAQPVPDETVKKILGNRATFSPIVTVEPRRRKFHKPITMTIPVPPLSGEGLSNGYKGDCTPCLRLLCSITGGTSPAQWEDITGTTPLTFVNDCVSFTTNVSARFWLADCHQIPETVGLASQLYRELICVPYMAKFVVFAKMNDPVESRLRCFCMTDDKVDKTLEQQENFEEVARSKDIEVLEGRPIYVDCYGNLTPLTKSGQQLVLNFYAFKENRLPFCVKVRDPSQEPCGRLTFLKECKSTKGLPQTAVCNLNITLPAAKKEMESDGEDETEKPERRHTFASLALRKRYSYLAEPALKTAVERSTPAARALPAGHPHKPVFPTRPYPPWSTAPLTASGQAKLGGMGGPVIAADAPANSAAASPLKSSWPFSPTPACSPIGASMGSPLQATNLPSHDILPSSPVRSYRTIPSPIKTVIQQGQYPVQASPAFVSSGSPYKSATEPASIKSPYTSRTSPVHAIPNGYVPAKSTTTPVSPKKPYSIYSSSMPFKIDTASPASAKSLSTLSSLKTSSDSALSTRGGKTSLSSLTSTGKTTIASSELSMVNGNVSPVKYASSSSTPSSPSSRLLSERSLQERIQATTQAATSGISAAINEAIDSYSATGYGTLKSRSSPLRSAPASSAYSSLRSTAASSVPAVTSNTVTVPVYSLVSVMPETPVKPGPGSLKMALPDSLRTSPSSSMSSCVTASKINSQLKSPPYITPPIVHTAATSNQEILKDVADMKEDLMRMTAILQTDPQTAAKTVQTSRISTPRETKLEDDEPYTLVEKVKKDLVKVSEILQKDIGNESKENVEDGWEEFSVDEIEEARRNVLSDESSRLLKHQSNNDLDLAKVVDYLTNTIGASSLSKMAELKGRYEETEGEEKQKRILKPSMTIQEHKLKMPPPVSGMLRSPSEKDLSKLAEAYPGGDTILESPEELSHEQDKSPLSDSGFETRSEKTPSAPQSAESTEAKPLFTDASIPPSVSETRLEDLYSQSISDEPFFVEEPVSALPSAESGAASGSSVAPIQMTDEDSMSMCLKEETHITTTTRMVYHKPDTTEGIEEGMSVRDIMKAFQSGRDPSKELAGLFEHKANQDSVKGDELSPRFLDRDNKSKPKVERIIEVHIEKGHCTSEPTEVYIRETKKHPELYVYKGESIKELLDYDESQQEEEELIAEEYLPHFLETSRVNTPVSQEEDSRPSSAQLIADDSYKALKLLSQHSIEYCDDELSEVRGESYRFAEKMLHSEKLDSSSTRQSDDSEDSAMKTDRNQTSEQQDSPKREFVSKSSKDGSPKAGTFMQRDESPQFDKVTVLHYSTEQGSPKHAVWMRFTEDKHDRSRDKLLYEDRVDQTVKEAEEKLCEVSQFFRDKTEKLNDELQSPERKPVRRELKEPRSWPSSACSSPQKTKAGDETFSKTKLADPSVTKTFGRVLPAEKKSSSLPSSPQKSQQSKTCESEPSSPSHIKSTSKVTSVRMKFESESQKQPQSRPSKTPPPVQPKPSVKKLQESKLPVYHFFTDQKTSKVTETSQEERIQNNNEDAADSALTSPKSPKLFSNKNVPNVSPQKTFSEINSDANKVTTDVSRIDSDDVINKNLRKKSDTQIPIRTTFNSNDNDPPKKYPVTKPSQIPTLSKNKSLGASATLPNENVTFEILDNIPKDSNSNNLLCSKDILEEVITPPAAAATKENFKGIKRLPVYVSLQVGRQAEREAKGGLHAVKQKSVSGLGPLSPDDDTLEQISFIDSSGKSPVTPDTPSSEEVSYDLTAKTPDGFMELMPDKPSPIMEVPEELEQDDQGKAIISFQKTTPGIQTSISADLANANMQEALMTDNYPRLENSSILNGYDEKAGQETSKDKGVAYIEFPPPPPLDLSETSDPDRKGSCASSETETEMMEVNLQEEQEKMLIEPIIRIQPPSPVPPEVDDSQSNGDDDADEESVFHPIPSKKFTFKAPREEDQQRREKENQKKHDKNGNNNEPLIGINGSNGSNGSNGNGEDYECEQNGNDQSITDCSLATTAEFSHDTDATEIDSLDGYDLQDEDDGMYEQADLKSLAGLDSRRDVWATDSFRPLDRSFPQTKLEVIEEEKTPEECLKDQKDIASDGGNDVPKDSVDMNGQKLSAKEGFSETYFSYKLEEEFNSPFKTVATKGLDFDPWPSKGAEEDIVDMGGTQASNGEPKPFGRAVDEQSQATTPDSTPARTPTDDSTPTSEPNPFPFHEGKMFEMTRSGAIDMSKRDMVEERLQFFQIGPQSPCERTDLRMAIVADHLGLSWTELARELDFSVEEINSIRVENPNSLTAQSFMLLKKWVHRDGKNATTDTLTAVLNKINRLDIVTLLEGPIFDYAPKPLSSPTLAPCPQTSHADVPSISSSSCSVPPTTSLLFSSPPSSPPSVFGLSSPPSSPPVYLLPVAPVLPHLDELPYSPALPSLPCSPLHCSPTFSRPPSAFSFPSPPPPFSSSLSYPSPPPPFSSLPPPPPPPPHPASSSSPPSPLPPGVPPHFKRDHSVPEVYI